From Virgibacillus natechei, the proteins below share one genomic window:
- the essB gene encoding type VII secretion protein EssB encodes MKERTIQMEELSLQFTINENNWQLQLPKSQTRVKDIRQLGLITEDADLFVPMTVDEEDDMFTFTFTVDQGAIKWEDLTKLGRNDKLRLLCNIARYKEYLPTRTTFFLHPDNLVFDDNLMPAIVYRGIRGVFPPYEMEEEKFLKQYKCLIIALFSKKYTFDQLYDGSLQNADETEFQRQVSEMDDLTHLIHFLEDSYKEEQKKTEATMQLVPTKRFRLFKRLSISMIIFSVVLAIPLAYILFWELPYQDKLQTSHHEYLASDYGDVISTLQGENPEELPFVNKYILAVSYINVETLSDDDRTVIMRNVSLNSDENYLMYWIYNGRGNLEESVDTAKYINDPQLIMHGLIQQIEQAQNDPELTGTQRDETVNELEQELADYREEYNLMPEEEETDNETVDEQEDTEADEAANNEEE; translated from the coding sequence ATGAAGGAAAGAACAATACAGATGGAAGAACTCTCCCTCCAGTTCACCATAAACGAGAATAATTGGCAATTACAGTTACCGAAATCACAAACACGCGTCAAAGACATCCGTCAATTGGGGCTGATTACCGAAGACGCTGATCTCTTTGTACCGATGACAGTTGATGAGGAAGACGATATGTTTACCTTCACATTTACTGTTGATCAAGGCGCGATAAAATGGGAAGATCTAACAAAACTTGGACGTAATGATAAATTGCGCCTGTTGTGTAATATTGCCCGTTATAAAGAGTATTTGCCTACAAGAACAACATTTTTCCTTCATCCGGATAACCTTGTGTTTGATGATAACTTGATGCCTGCTATTGTATATCGCGGAATTCGTGGCGTGTTTCCACCATATGAAATGGAAGAAGAGAAGTTTCTTAAGCAATACAAATGTCTGATTATCGCTTTATTTTCAAAAAAGTATACCTTTGATCAGCTATATGATGGGTCACTGCAGAATGCGGATGAAACTGAATTTCAACGCCAAGTGAGTGAGATGGATGATCTAACTCATTTGATACATTTTCTTGAAGACAGCTATAAGGAAGAACAAAAGAAGACAGAAGCAACAATGCAACTTGTGCCGACAAAGCGTTTCCGTCTTTTTAAGCGGCTTTCCATTAGTATGATCATATTTTCTGTTGTTCTGGCTATTCCACTTGCATATATTCTATTTTGGGAATTACCATACCAGGACAAATTGCAAACATCCCACCATGAGTATCTTGCATCCGATTACGGAGATGTTATTTCGACACTACAGGGAGAAAATCCGGAAGAACTCCCCTTTGTTAATAAATATATTTTGGCCGTTTCCTATATTAATGTAGAAACGTTATCTGACGATGATAGAACGGTTATTATGCGAAATGTTAGTTTGAACAGCGATGAGAATTATTTGATGTATTGGATTTATAATGGTCGCGGTAATTTGGAGGAATCTGTTGACACGGCGAAGTATATTAATGACCCACAGCTTATTATGCACGGTCTGATCCAACAGATTGAACAGGCGCAAAATGATCCGGAATTAACCGGTACCCAGCGGGATGAAACGGTTAATGAACTAGAACAAGAGCTAGCTGACTATCGGGAAGAATATAATTTAATGCCAGAGGAAGAGGAAACAGATAACGAAACAGTAGATGAGCAAGAAGATACCGAAGCAGATGAAGCAGCAAATAATGAAGAAGAATAA